The genomic interval TGGTGGCCCTGGGTGCGGCCGAGAACGACACCGCCACCTGCGTGTACCACGAAGACAACGTCTTTGGCGGCATCACCGTGTCCAGTTTTAGATTCGACAGTTCTAAGTAAAAAGAGCTGCCCGTGCTTATCTGATAAGCACAGGCAGCTCTCAATTAAATAGCACTGGGTTTACACGGCCCGGCCACGCCCCACCACCAGGTAGTCGCCCAGGCCGACCAGGCCCAGCACCAGGCGGCTGGCCGCAGCGCCTGCCGAGCGCAGGGCCTGCGCCAGGTCGCGGCTGGGTTGCACCACGCCACCGCGCCACTGGGCACCGACGCTGGCGGCCTCATGGCGGCCATCCCAGACCACCTCGGCTTGCGGCTCCCAGCTGAAATACACCGGTGCGCGGGCCGCCGGGTTCCATGGCTCCACCACCAGGCGCTGACCGGCTTGCAAGTTCAGGCTGTCGCCCGCGTTGAGCAACCGATCGCCTGGCAGCTCGGGTTCGCCGTGCTGCATGCCGTTGACCGTGGCCCACACGGCCCCCTGGGTCACGCGGAACACGCCCGGCTGGCGCGGCTGGAAGGTGGTGGCCTCGCCCGCGTCCAGCTTCCAGCATGCCGTCAATGCCGCTGCGGACAGAGGGGAGGACGATGAGAAAGTACGGAAGTGGACCATGGAATACTCCTTGAAAAATAACTGCTTGGGTGTGAATCATCGTTGCGATAGACCACTCGGTCCAATGAAAACGCGGTAGGCTATTGATTCCCAAACCGCATGAATCCAAATGCAGACCACCCAGACCCATTTGCGCACCCGCCCCATCGGTGTCGGCCAGTTGCGCGCCTTTGCCGCGGTGGCGCGGCTGCTGAATTTTCGGGCGGCTTCCGAAGAGCTGTCGCTGACGCAATCGGCTGTGAGCCGCCAGATCCAGGCGCTGGAAGACGAGGTGGGCGTGCCCCTGTTTCTGCGCCACACCCGGGCCGTGGAGCTGACCGGCGCAGGCGCGCAATTGATGCGCACCGTGGGCCAAACCCTGGAGCAACTGGACAGCACGGTACGCATGATCCGGCGCAGCGCCGGGCGCAAAAGCGTGGCCATCAGCACCTGGGCTTCGTTTGCCTCGATGTGGCTGATCACCCGGCTGGAGGCCTTCCAGACCGAGTTCCCCGACATCGACATCCGCATCGATGCCACCGACAACCTGGTGGACATGGACACCGCCGACGTGGACCTGGCCCTGCGCTATGCGATGCCCGACACGGTGCCTGCGGGCGCGGTGCGCCTGTTTGGCGAGCAGCTCACGCCCGTGGCCAGCCCCTGGCTGCTGAAAACCGGTAAAAAGCTGCTGCGCGGCGAGGACCTGGCCCATTTCGCGCTGCTGGAAGCGGGCGACTCGCACCGCACCCAGCACCTGGAATGGCTGACCTGGCGGCGCTGGTTCGAAATGCACCATCTGGACAAGGTGGAGCCCAAGCGCTGGATGCACTTCAACTACGCCCACCAGATCGCCCAGGCCGCCCTGACCGGCCAAGGCGTGGCACTGGCCCGCATGCCGCTGATTGCCGACAGCCTGGCCAGCGGCGACCTGGTGGAAATATTGCCCCACATGCGGCTGGACTCGCCCATGGCCTACTGGCTGGTGGTGGGTCCGCGCAGCGCCGCCCGGCCCGAGATCAAGGCCTTTTGCGCCTGGCTGCTGCTACAGGCCCAGGCCACCCGCAAAGCCATCGGCGATGGGCCCGACCCGGATACGGTGGACCATTTCGATTGAAAAGAGATTCGCTATCTTAAAAGTAGCTGCTCACGCTGACGGAATAAGCGCTAGCAGCCATTTTCATGCCTAACCCACCGGCCAGACCACGCCGTTGTCGTTCAGGATGGCATCCAGCGGCACATCGTGCGGCTCGGGTTCAAAGTCGTCCAGGTAACCCTGGGTAAAGCCCAGGCCCACGGTGAAGGGCTTGGGCTCCAGCGTGGCCAGCATGCGGTCGTAGAAGCCGCCGCCGTAGCCCAGCCGGTAGCCGCCCGCCGCATAGCCCACGCAGGGCACGAACAGCAGGGTGGGCTGCACCATCTCGGTGGCCTTGGGCTTGAGGATGCCGTAGGCATCTTCTTCCATGGGGCAGCCGGGGTACCAGGCGTGGAAGGTCATGGTCTTGTGCAGCTTGTTGACCACCGGCAGGCCGATGCGCTTGAGCTGGGGGCCGTCGAGCAGCTCGCCGTCTTCCTTCCAGCGGTGCAGGGCAGGCAGCGGGTCGAACTCGCCCTTGATGGGCCAGTAGGCACC from Comamonadaceae bacterium OS-1 carries:
- the gcvA_5 gene encoding glycine cleavage system transcriptional activator, which produces MQTTQTHLRTRPIGVGQLRAFAAVARLLNFRAASEELSLTQSAVSRQIQALEDEVGVPLFLRHTRAVELTGAGAQLMRTVGQTLEQLDSTVRMIRRSAGRKSVAISTWASFASMWLITRLEAFQTEFPDIDIRIDATDNLVDMDTADVDLALRYAMPDTVPAGAVRLFGEQLTPVASPWLLKTGKKLLRGEDLAHFALLEAGDSHRTQHLEWLTWRRWFEMHHLDKVEPKRWMHFNYAHQIAQAALTGQGVALARMPLIADSLASGDLVEILPHMRLDSPMAYWLVVGPRSAARPEIKAFCAWLLLQAQATRKAIGDGPDPDTVDHFD